A single genomic interval of Chloroflexota bacterium harbors:
- a CDS encoding 50S ribosomal protein L25, which produces MARKHEQLQADRRETFGKKVKRLRRNGMVPGNVYGLSLDSIPLTLDGLEFIAVHQRVGATGVIDLAVNGGETVPVLVQEVQHDPPTSRVLHVSFVQVDLTKPVSALVPVYLTGEAPAVELGAIVIQHINEVSVSALPDDIPENFEVDVSVLADIDYSQLVSDLKAPDGVTIEADPDDLVVRAERPRVIEEETPDEDEELEGEEGAEEGEDGAEGEESEE; this is translated from the coding sequence ATGGCCAGAAAACATGAGCAGTTACAAGCAGATAGGCGAGAAACCTTCGGCAAGAAAGTGAAGCGGCTCCGCCGGAACGGTATGGTGCCGGGAAACGTCTACGGTCTCTCCTTGGATTCAATTCCCCTAACGCTGGACGGACTCGAATTCATCGCTGTCCATCAACGCGTGGGAGCCACCGGCGTCATTGACTTGGCGGTGAACGGCGGGGAAACGGTGCCGGTGCTGGTGCAAGAGGTTCAGCACGATCCGCCGACCAGTCGCGTGCTGCACGTGAGTTTCGTGCAGGTTGACTTGACGAAGCCCGTAAGCGCGTTGGTGCCGGTTTATCTCACTGGCGAAGCGCCGGCTGTGGAGCTCGGCGCCATCGTTATCCAGCACATCAATGAGGTGTCGGTTTCAGCGTTGCCGGATGACATACCCGAGAACTTCGAAGTTGACGTCAGCGTGCTCGCCGACATCGATTACTCGCAGCTCGTCAGCGACCTCAAGGCACCGGATGGTGTCACGATAGAAGCCGACCCCGATGATCTCGTGGTGCGCGCGGAACGGCCGCGCGTGATTGAGGAAGAGACGCCGGATGAGGACGAAGAGCTGGAGGGCGAAGAGGGCGCCGAAGAAGGCGAAGATGGCGCCGAGGGAGAAGAGAGCGAAGAATAA
- a CDS encoding ABC transporter permease, translating into MQRLWSEIGIVLSEEVRRGIRRKQYLIITFTPVVIVLVLALAAPLVRGFFGSDSESADRAGDGRVVAVVNRSPDLTFANLESSAVLAFADRQAGIAALQAGDVDDLFIVPEEFIQTGRIEWLHTDKGISSIIAGDDSEDRMRDLVLQALTFADLSAEQIGRLRNPLDLTRYEVTRGGDVAAAEEGQILTFFTVPFLSAWIMIMVIFMVSGTLLQSVSEEKENRVVEVLITSVSPLALMSGKVLGLGATGLLQVGIWLVSLAVLGPRIVGAFPEIGDMALAPALALAIVVFFLAGYFVFAVVMTAISAATVSAREASSLSTIILLPALTPLVLATLISLAPNGAFARILTFIPFTAPATMMIRLGVTDVALWEVALSLGVTIVSGLALLWLSARVFRAGILIYGQRMTLRRLWLALRHAN; encoded by the coding sequence GTGCAAAGACTCTGGTCCGAAATAGGCATCGTCCTGTCGGAAGAGGTGCGACGCGGTATTCGCCGCAAGCAGTACCTCATCATCACGTTTACGCCGGTGGTAATTGTGCTTGTGCTGGCGCTTGCGGCGCCGCTGGTGCGCGGTTTCTTCGGGAGTGACAGTGAGAGCGCCGACCGCGCCGGCGACGGACGCGTCGTTGCCGTCGTCAACCGTTCCCCAGACCTCACGTTCGCGAATTTGGAGTCCTCGGCAGTTTTAGCATTTGCCGACCGCCAAGCCGGTATTGCCGCCTTGCAGGCGGGAGACGTGGACGACCTCTTCATAGTTCCTGAGGAATTCATCCAAACCGGCCGCATTGAGTGGCTGCACACGGATAAGGGCATTAGCAGCATCATCGCGGGCGATGACAGTGAAGACCGCATGCGCGATCTTGTACTACAAGCCCTCACGTTTGCGGATCTTTCCGCAGAACAAATCGGGCGCCTGCGCAATCCCCTGGACCTCACACGTTACGAGGTGACACGCGGTGGCGACGTGGCCGCGGCAGAAGAAGGGCAGATACTCACGTTCTTCACGGTGCCTTTCTTGTCGGCGTGGATCATGATCATGGTCATCTTCATGGTAAGCGGAACATTGTTGCAAAGTGTCTCCGAAGAGAAAGAGAATCGCGTCGTCGAAGTGCTTATCACGTCGGTTTCGCCTTTAGCGTTGATGTCCGGCAAGGTGCTCGGCCTCGGTGCGACCGGCCTCCTGCAGGTAGGCATCTGGCTGGTCTCATTGGCGGTGTTGGGCCCGCGCATCGTGGGTGCTTTTCCGGAGATCGGCGACATGGCCCTGGCGCCGGCGCTGGCACTGGCTATCGTCGTGTTTTTTCTCGCCGGGTATTTCGTCTTTGCCGTAGTGATGACGGCAATCAGCGCTGCCACGGTTTCGGCGCGTGAGGCGTCTTCACTGTCCACTATCATCCTCCTGCCTGCGTTGACACCGCTTGTCCTTGCCACACTCATTTCACTCGCTCCCAACGGCGCATTCGCGCGGATACTCACCTTCATCCCCTTCACTGCTCCCGCCACCATGATGATTCGGCTCGGAGTGACCGACGTTGCGCTCTGGGAGGTCGCGCTCAGTCTGGGTGTAACCATTGTGAGCGGCCTGGCGCTCCTCTGGCTTTCGGCGCGGGTATTCCGAGCCGGCATCCTCATCTACGGGCAGCGGATGACCCTGCGACGGCTCTGGCTGGCGTTGCGCCACGCCAACTAG
- a CDS encoding ABC transporter permease — MPAALDGTRIVFAHEFRKQIGGKGFLIATLAIPVLLVLIWIAIPVVRGIVADDSTDSGAGNAASSTASESGQVGPDTPVGIVLQATDLAVDFSQFPEFREYAETAAGLDDLKTGEINELFVILPDYTATGDVEYYYSDDETASRGQLRLILTDALLGETESPAHRQRALARPQFQRFTVADDGALNEDRGAAVAVSFIVGQGFAIALIFTLIAYGTILLQTVTEEKENRMVEVLLTSASPLAIMTGKVLALGLAGLIQMSVWVAAVILIVPRFAGVLPDLGGIPIDIGFLLLVLAFFLAGYAIAAALMAGIGAATTSTSEAGPLTALVIIPLAVPFYAMPLFLTSADHWLPRFLSFLPITAATSMMLRLASSHVAPAEVAISLVLMIVSAALLLWLASRIFRAGLLLYGQRMSLRAAWAALRYGG, encoded by the coding sequence GTGCCCGCAGCGCTTGACGGCACCCGCATCGTGTTTGCGCACGAGTTTCGCAAGCAGATCGGCGGCAAGGGGTTTCTCATTGCAACGCTGGCAATACCGGTTTTGCTCGTCCTCATCTGGATCGCGATACCGGTGGTCAGAGGCATCGTGGCAGACGATAGCACAGACTCCGGCGCCGGAAACGCCGCCAGCTCTACCGCGAGTGAGTCAGGCCAAGTTGGCCCCGACACGCCCGTTGGCATTGTTCTGCAGGCGACGGACCTCGCCGTAGACTTCAGCCAATTCCCGGAATTTCGAGAATACGCCGAGACAGCGGCAGGATTGGACGATTTAAAGACCGGGGAAATCAACGAACTCTTCGTCATCCTGCCGGACTACACCGCCACCGGCGATGTTGAATACTATTACAGCGACGATGAGACCGCGAGCCGGGGTCAACTGCGCCTCATTCTGACCGACGCACTCTTGGGTGAGACCGAGTCTCCCGCGCATAGGCAACGGGCGCTGGCGCGTCCGCAATTCCAGCGCTTCACGGTAGCGGATGATGGCGCGCTGAATGAGGATAGGGGCGCAGCGGTTGCAGTTTCATTCATAGTGGGGCAAGGTTTCGCCATCGCGCTGATCTTCACCCTGATTGCCTACGGCACAATCTTGCTCCAAACCGTTACCGAAGAGAAAGAGAACCGTATGGTGGAGGTCTTGCTCACCTCCGCCTCACCGCTGGCAATCATGACGGGCAAAGTGCTGGCGCTGGGTCTGGCCGGCCTGATACAGATGTCGGTATGGGTTGCAGCGGTCATTTTGATCGTGCCCCGCTTCGCGGGAGTACTACCGGATCTAGGTGGCATTCCCATCGACATCGGCTTCTTGCTCCTTGTGCTGGCGTTCTTTCTCGCCGGCTACGCTATCGCGGCCGCGCTCATGGCAGGGATTGGCGCTGCCACTACCTCGACATCGGAAGCAGGACCGCTCACCGCTTTGGTCATCATTCCCCTTGCTGTGCCGTTCTATGCCATGCCGCTCTTTCTGACTTCAGCAGACCACTGGTTGCCGCGCTTCCTCTCGTTCCTGCCGATCACGGCAGCGACGTCGATGATGCTGCGCCTTGCGTCCAGCCACGTGGCGCCAGCCGAGGTTGCAATCAGTCTGGTTTTGATGATTGTGTCGGCGGCACTCTTGCTCTGGCTGGCAAGCCGCATCTTCCGCGCGGGCCTATTGTTGTACGGCCAACGGATGAGCCTGCGTGCGGCATGGGCGGCGCTGCGGTATGGCGGTTGA
- the ftsZ gene encoding cell division protein FtsZ: MSKRPGFDPERLENVKDSTRPRPVVPDMVVPGSHAREARGIIQIRIVGVGGCGSNAVNRMIESNVVGAAYAVINTDAQALQVSRAEDKLAIGDRITRLRGTGGQPELGQRAAEESVQDIEQLVSGADMVFVTAGMGGGTGTGAAPIVAELARRHGALTVGVVTLPFMFEGRPRQRNATAGLQALQQHVDTLIVIHNDRLLAAVPASAPMTEAFALADEMLVNGVKSITELVTTTGIINVDFADVRSVMQDAGTAMMGMGIGSGENRMLLAVEEAMKDPLSDKAVKGARGVLLNFRGGPDMSIQEISAAAEMVSTTVDREANIIFGASIDPANQEEVQVTLIATGLPGEQPQRSGRRGPTRDDEPAVRPEVEMEEAEVKDLDLPAFLRRRRPSR; the protein is encoded by the coding sequence GTGTCGAAGCGTCCCGGCTTTGATCCCGAGCGGTTGGAGAACGTGAAAGATAGCACGCGTCCCCGCCCGGTGGTGCCTGACATGGTTGTTCCCGGCTCCCATGCGCGCGAGGCGCGTGGGATCATACAGATTCGCATCGTCGGCGTGGGCGGCTGCGGTAGCAACGCGGTGAACCGCATGATCGAATCCAACGTGGTTGGTGCTGCATACGCGGTCATTAATACGGATGCGCAAGCGCTCCAGGTCTCACGCGCGGAAGACAAACTCGCCATTGGAGATCGCATCACCCGTCTTCGCGGCACGGGCGGACAACCGGAATTAGGCCAACGGGCGGCTGAAGAGAGTGTCCAAGACATTGAGCAACTCGTCAGTGGCGCGGATATGGTCTTTGTGACTGCGGGCATGGGCGGCGGCACCGGCACCGGCGCGGCGCCTATTGTCGCCGAACTAGCCAGGCGCCACGGCGCGCTTACGGTGGGAGTCGTCACGCTGCCCTTCATGTTCGAGGGTCGCCCACGGCAGCGCAATGCGACTGCCGGCCTGCAAGCGCTCCAACAGCACGTGGATACACTCATCGTCATTCACAACGACCGCCTCCTGGCTGCAGTGCCGGCTTCGGCGCCGATGACGGAAGCGTTTGCTCTGGCTGATGAGATGCTCGTAAACGGTGTCAAGTCCATTACCGAGCTTGTGACCACGACAGGGATCATCAACGTAGACTTTGCCGACGTGCGTTCGGTGATGCAGGATGCGGGAACTGCCATGATGGGGATGGGCATCGGGTCCGGCGAGAATCGCATGCTGCTGGCAGTGGAAGAAGCGATGAAAGATCCCCTCTCCGATAAGGCCGTTAAGGGCGCTCGGGGCGTGCTGTTGAACTTCCGCGGCGGACCCGACATGAGTATTCAGGAAATCAGCGCCGCCGCTGAAATGGTTAGCACCACGGTAGACCGCGAAGCCAATATCATCTTCGGCGCGTCTATCGATCCGGCGAACCAGGAAGAAGTGCAAGTTACGCTGATTGCCACCGGCCTCCCCGGCGAACAGCCGCAGCGCTCCGGTAGGCGCGGCCCGACACGCGACGACGAGCCCGCCGTCCGGCCGGAAGTCGAGATGGAAGAGGCGGAGGTAAAAGACCTGGACTTGCCGGCGTTTCTGCGCCGTCGCCGCCCCAGTCGGTGA
- a CDS encoding ATP-binding cassette domain-containing protein: MASALIVDGVKKVFGRTTVVDGVSFTVEPQEILGLVGPNGAGKTTTIRMALDIIHPDSGTVALFGSAPTRQALQRIGYLPEERGLYQKAVLSDVLRYLGRLKGLSAKEAQARTDAMLDRVGLYEHRAKKVQALSRGMNQLAQFASALLHQPDLVILDEPFSGLDPLNVQVMKEIITEQQQRGASIIFSSHNMEDVEEMCERVVLVSGGNVLLYGALDELKRARGIQNIRVAAPQQPPDVPGVGHAKVEDGQFEYLLNEGSDPNAVLRSFLDAGIPVERFEVALPSLRDMFIEEVSRARSA; the protein is encoded by the coding sequence GTGGCGAGTGCCTTGATAGTAGACGGTGTCAAGAAGGTCTTCGGTCGCACCACGGTGGTCGATGGCGTCTCCTTTACGGTGGAGCCGCAGGAGATACTGGGTCTGGTGGGGCCCAACGGGGCCGGTAAGACCACTACCATCCGCATGGCGCTAGACATCATCCATCCGGATTCCGGCACGGTTGCGTTGTTCGGCAGTGCGCCGACGCGGCAGGCCTTGCAGCGGATCGGCTACCTGCCCGAGGAACGCGGACTGTATCAGAAGGCGGTCCTCAGCGACGTGCTGCGCTACCTGGGGCGCCTCAAGGGTTTGAGCGCCAAGGAAGCGCAAGCACGGACCGATGCCATGCTGGATCGCGTCGGCCTCTACGAACACCGTGCCAAGAAGGTGCAGGCGCTCTCACGCGGCATGAACCAGCTTGCCCAGTTTGCCAGCGCGCTGCTGCACCAACCCGATCTTGTCATCCTCGACGAGCCGTTCTCCGGGCTTGACCCTCTCAATGTGCAAGTGATGAAAGAGATCATCACCGAGCAACAGCAGCGGGGCGCTTCCATCATCTTCAGCTCACACAACATGGAAGACGTAGAAGAGATGTGCGAGCGTGTTGTGCTCGTCAGCGGCGGCAACGTGTTACTCTACGGCGCGCTCGATGAGTTGAAGCGGGCGCGCGGCATACAGAATATTCGCGTAGCCGCGCCGCAACAACCGCCGGACGTGCCCGGAGTTGGCCATGCCAAGGTCGAGGACGGACAGTTCGAGTACCTCTTGAACGAAGGGTCGGACCCCAACGCCGTGCTCCGTTCCTTCCTGGATGCCGGCATTCCGGTGGAGCGATTTGAAGTCGCCTTGCCCTCCCTGCGTGACATGTTCATCGAAGAGGTGAGTCGTGCCCGCAGCGCTTGA
- the thiE gene encoding thiamine phosphate synthase: MSPKRTLDLRLYIVLDPAVAGGRSVVAIARQAIVGGATMLQLRDKRSPDRDVLAAATAVSQLCRTACIPFIVNDRVDIAYACGADGVHLGHDDLPPAVARKLLGDDAIIGMSAGNLAELAAVLPARPDYLGVGPMYATRTKDDAGAPVGPAMVRALREAAPAIPLVGIGGITAENAAAVVAAGADGIAVVSAVVGAQDVEAATRALRTL; the protein is encoded by the coding sequence ATGAGCCCTAAACGAACACTGGATCTGCGCCTCTACATTGTGCTCGATCCGGCAGTAGCCGGAGGGCGCTCCGTAGTGGCAATTGCCCGCCAGGCAATTGTCGGTGGGGCGACCATGCTCCAATTGCGCGACAAGCGCTCTCCCGACCGTGACGTTCTGGCTGCGGCGACGGCCGTATCCCAACTCTGCAGGACTGCATGCATCCCCTTTATCGTGAATGACCGTGTGGATATTGCCTATGCGTGCGGCGCGGACGGCGTGCACCTCGGTCACGACGACCTGCCGCCTGCGGTCGCCCGCAAGCTGCTGGGCGACGATGCCATCATCGGCATGTCGGCCGGCAATCTCGCTGAGTTGGCGGCGGTGCTGCCCGCCCGTCCCGACTATCTCGGCGTGGGCCCCATGTACGCGACGCGCACGAAAGACGATGCCGGTGCTCCGGTCGGCCCCGCCATGGTCCGCGCGCTGCGGGAGGCTGCGCCTGCCATTCCTCTTGTGGGCATTGGCGGCATTACGGCAGAGAACGCCGCAGCCGTGGTAGCGGCAGGCGCAGACGGCATCGCCGTCGTTTCGGCTGTGGTGGGCGCACAGGACGTCGAAGCCGCAACGCGGGCCCTGCGCACTCTCTAG
- a CDS encoding 3-phosphoglycerate dehydrogenase, translating to MADKRLKFVVPGDSPPQIQGSPHLERLKPYGDVDLYLDRPQSMEDQLKRVEGAHVILNTRGAIKWFAPALQALPDLRLIATCSIGVDSIDVEAARACGVAVANQPGRTAPVVAEHIIALMFAVAKRTAFQTGELKAGRWTLKQNVMLSGKTLGVVGTGNVGREVARVANLLGMRCLAWTFNSSPERARELGVEFVELEQLLRESDVVSLHVRLSDESHHLIGARELGLMKPGALLINAGRGDLVDTAALVAALQSEHLAGAALDVFDQEPLPPDHPILTCDQVVLTPHLADQTPEGIELLNEGAVSNTIAFLEGRPQNIVT from the coding sequence ATGGCAGACAAACGTTTGAAATTCGTCGTACCCGGTGATTCTCCGCCCCAGATTCAGGGCTCGCCACATCTGGAGCGGCTCAAGCCGTACGGCGACGTTGACCTCTATCTCGACCGACCACAGAGCATGGAGGATCAGCTCAAGCGCGTGGAAGGCGCACACGTCATCTTGAACACGCGCGGGGCGATCAAGTGGTTTGCGCCGGCGCTGCAGGCCCTGCCCGACCTGCGCCTCATTGCCACGTGCTCCATTGGCGTCGACTCGATTGACGTTGAGGCGGCGCGGGCGTGCGGCGTAGCCGTGGCCAACCAGCCGGGGCGGACGGCCCCCGTGGTTGCCGAACACATCATCGCGCTCATGTTTGCCGTCGCCAAACGCACGGCGTTCCAGACCGGCGAACTCAAGGCCGGTCGGTGGACACTCAAGCAGAACGTCATGCTCAGCGGCAAGACGCTCGGCGTCGTCGGCACGGGCAACGTGGGCCGTGAAGTCGCCCGCGTTGCCAATCTACTCGGCATGCGCTGCCTGGCGTGGACCTTCAATTCGTCGCCGGAACGGGCACGCGAACTCGGGGTTGAGTTTGTTGAACTCGAGCAACTGCTGCGGGAATCCGACGTTGTGAGCTTGCACGTGCGGCTCAGTGATGAAAGTCATCACCTCATCGGTGCGCGGGAACTCGGCTTGATGAAGCCGGGCGCGCTCCTCATAAACGCCGGTAGAGGTGACTTGGTGGATACCGCCGCTCTGGTTGCTGCGCTGCAATCCGAGCACCTGGCCGGCGCCGCTCTTGATGTCTTCGATCAGGAGCCCCTGCCGCCCGATCACCCAATCTTGACCTGCGATCAGGTGGTTCTCACACCGCACCTGGCCGACCAGACTCCGGAAGGCATCGAGTTGCTGAACGAGGGCGCTGTCTCGAACACCATCGCCTTCCTGGAAGGCCGTCCGCAGAACATCGTCACGTAG
- a CDS encoding class I SAM-dependent methyltransferase — protein sequence MDKRLETNRINWNERTAVHAASDFYDVDGFKAGQLTLKDIERAEIGPIAGKSLLHLQCHFGLDTVSWARLGAQATGVDFSDDAVELARALNAEVGTDARFFCSNLYDLPNVLTEEFDIVFTSYGILCWLPDLDRWAEVAFRYLKPGGTFYMVEFHPVLQTLEPSASGEALPSYSYFCQELYLPGDGPSYAGSETIASPNYEWQHSLGEIVTALVGSGLRIEFLHEFPFCHYQALPNMVQGDDGWWRFPEKNESIPQMFSIRATKPCP from the coding sequence GTGGATAAACGCCTCGAAACGAACCGTATCAACTGGAACGAAAGAACTGCTGTTCACGCCGCTTCCGACTTCTACGACGTGGACGGCTTCAAGGCGGGCCAGTTAACCCTTAAAGACATCGAGCGGGCAGAGATCGGCCCCATAGCCGGTAAGTCGTTGCTTCACCTGCAGTGCCACTTTGGTCTGGACACCGTGTCGTGGGCGCGGCTGGGCGCACAGGCGACCGGCGTGGACTTCTCCGACGACGCAGTTGAACTCGCGCGCGCGTTGAATGCTGAAGTCGGCACGGACGCGCGCTTTTTCTGTTCTAACCTTTACGATCTGCCGAACGTGCTCACAGAAGAATTCGACATAGTGTTCACGTCATACGGCATCTTGTGCTGGTTGCCGGACCTTGACCGCTGGGCCGAGGTGGCGTTCCGTTACCTCAAACCGGGCGGGACGTTCTACATGGTGGAATTCCACCCGGTCCTGCAAACGCTTGAGCCCTCCGCGAGTGGTGAGGCTCTGCCGTCTTACAGCTACTTCTGCCAAGAGTTGTACCTTCCGGGCGATGGGCCGTCCTATGCCGGTAGCGAAACCATCGCGAGTCCCAACTATGAGTGGCAGCACAGCCTCGGTGAGATTGTCACGGCCTTAGTTGGCTCCGGACTCAGGATCGAGTTCCTCCATGAGTTTCCCTTCTGCCACTATCAAGCGCTGCCCAACATGGTGCAGGGGGATGACGGCTGGTGGCGGTTCCCGGAGAAAAACGAATCTATCCCGCAGATGTTCTCCATACGGGCGACCAAACCTTGCCCATAA
- a CDS encoding DUF1640 domain-containing protein has product MAVFDTHKAFTSLVEAGFTERQAQALLDVGREGFGALVTKDHLDARLRELELRLTLRLGAMVAAGVAILAALELLSR; this is encoded by the coding sequence ATGGCGGTGTTCGATACGCACAAGGCGTTTACGTCGCTGGTTGAGGCAGGATTCACGGAGCGTCAAGCTCAAGCCCTGCTGGACGTGGGGCGCGAGGGATTCGGGGCGTTAGTAACCAAGGATCATTTGGATGCGCGCCTGCGGGAATTAGAGTTGCGACTTACGCTGCGCCTCGGGGCTATGGTCGCGGCCGGTGTGGCGATTCTCGCTGCGCTCGAGCTGCTGTCGCGTTGA
- the mnmG gene encoding tRNA uridine-5-carboxymethylaminomethyl(34) synthesis enzyme MnmG, with the protein MNQCQPAHYDVIVVGAGHAGCEAALAAARMGCSTLVVTGDRERIAFMPCNPSIGGPAKGHLVREIDALGGEMGKITDRTFIQIRLLNSSKGPAVQALRAQCDKHLYAQAMRQVLENQANLTIHDGLVEDLITTNTPEERRRVTGVKTKAGHSFRAPTVVLTTGTFLQGMLITGEKRVEGGRAGEAPAQGLSHALRGLGFQLRRLKTGTPPRVLAESIDFALTTPQPGSQQPLRFSFTPLREEEIRREEPDPVYPFQIETPWRRQMVCYLTHTNPATHDIIRDNLHRAPMFNGSISGTGPRYCPSIEDKIVRFAHKDSHQLFLEPEGYTTHEVYVQGANTSLPEDVQAAMLRTVPALRSAEIVRHGYAVEYDHVVTDQTNVTLEAKSVSGLFFAGQINGTSGYEEAAAQGLIAGINAARLVQGKPAVVLGRDQAYIGVMLDDLVSQEHREPYRLFTSRAEYRLLLRHDNADLRLTPLGYEVGLIDGERHAAVMAKGDQIGRALERLRNHWITPSLSTNGALARAGVQPLSSQANALSLLQRPRGRYAVVAALMGEQADELDPEVVAQIELEARYAGYVERQQSQVKKMARMEAMALPQDFDYDQLPSLRVEARQKLGQFQPRTIGQAARIAGVTPADIAVLMVHVHRHAAKATAR; encoded by the coding sequence ATGAACCAATGTCAACCAGCGCACTATGATGTAATAGTCGTTGGCGCGGGCCATGCCGGCTGTGAGGCGGCGCTCGCGGCGGCGCGCATGGGGTGCAGCACGCTGGTCGTCACCGGCGACCGCGAGCGCATCGCCTTCATGCCCTGCAATCCCTCGATTGGGGGACCGGCCAAGGGGCATCTTGTGCGAGAGATTGACGCCCTTGGCGGCGAAATGGGCAAGATCACCGACCGTACTTTTATCCAGATTCGCTTGCTCAACAGCAGCAAGGGACCCGCAGTGCAGGCGCTGCGCGCCCAGTGCGACAAGCACCTCTACGCCCAAGCAATGCGCCAAGTGCTGGAAAACCAGGCAAACTTGACCATCCACGACGGCCTGGTTGAAGATCTCATCACGACCAATACGCCTGAGGAGCGCCGCCGCGTCACCGGCGTAAAGACCAAGGCCGGCCACTCGTTCCGTGCACCGACTGTCGTTCTGACCACCGGCACTTTCCTGCAAGGCATGCTGATTACGGGCGAGAAGCGTGTTGAGGGTGGACGCGCTGGCGAAGCGCCGGCCCAGGGTCTTTCACACGCATTGCGCGGGCTGGGCTTTCAACTACGCCGCCTGAAAACCGGCACCCCACCGCGCGTCCTCGCAGAGAGCATCGACTTTGCGCTTACCACGCCGCAGCCCGGCTCGCAACAGCCGCTGCGATTCTCATTCACACCCCTAAGGGAAGAAGAAATCCGGCGGGAGGAGCCGGACCCGGTGTACCCCTTCCAGATCGAAACGCCCTGGCGGCGGCAGATGGTCTGCTACTTGACGCACACCAACCCGGCTACGCACGACATCATCCGCGACAACCTCCACCGGGCGCCCATGTTCAACGGGAGCATCAGCGGAACAGGACCCCGCTATTGTCCCTCTATCGAGGACAAGATCGTGCGGTTCGCGCACAAAGACTCCCACCAACTCTTCCTCGAGCCGGAGGGATATACCACGCATGAGGTCTATGTGCAGGGAGCGAATACCAGCTTGCCGGAAGACGTGCAGGCGGCGATGCTGCGCACCGTTCCGGCGCTGCGCAGCGCGGAGATTGTGCGGCATGGCTACGCCGTCGAGTACGATCACGTGGTAACGGACCAGACGAACGTCACGTTGGAGGCCAAGTCGGTCTCCGGCCTCTTCTTTGCCGGTCAGATCAACGGCACCTCCGGCTACGAAGAAGCAGCGGCGCAGGGACTCATCGCCGGCATCAACGCCGCCCGTCTCGTGCAGGGCAAACCGGCCGTCGTGTTAGGGCGCGACCAAGCGTACATCGGCGTGATGCTGGATGATCTCGTAAGCCAGGAGCATCGAGAACCCTATCGCCTGTTCACCTCCCGCGCAGAATACCGGTTGCTGCTGCGCCACGATAACGCCGACCTGCGCCTCACACCGCTTGGATATGAGGTCGGCCTGATCGACGGAGAGCGCCATGCGGCTGTCATGGCAAAGGGCGATCAGATTGGACGCGCCTTGGAGCGTCTTCGTAACCACTGGATTACGCCATCGCTCAGTACAAATGGCGCACTGGCAAGAGCCGGCGTGCAGCCGCTCAGTAGCCAGGCGAATGCGCTGAGCCTCCTGCAGCGCCCGCGCGGGCGCTACGCAGTCGTTGCCGCGCTTATGGGCGAGCAGGCGGACGAGCTCGATCCCGAGGTCGTTGCGCAAATCGAGCTTGAAGCGCGCTATGCGGGCTATGTGGAGCGCCAGCAGTCGCAGGTGAAAAAGATGGCGCGCATGGAGGCGATGGCACTGCCGCAGGACTTCGACTACGACCAGCTTCCCTCCTTGCGGGTGGAAGCGCGACAAAAGCTGGGGCAATTTCAGCCGCGCACGATCGGCCAGGCCGCCCGCATTGCCGGAGTCACCCCGGCGGATATTGCCGTGCTCATGGTGCACGTACACCGGCATGCGGCCAAGGCAACGGCGCGGTGA
- a CDS encoding ParA family protein, producing MALIIACANQKGGVGKTTTTANLGATLSLMGKRILAVDMDAQANLTAHFGLERELQTSVANALRDRKVELPIYRVEDDAGMSIDIVPASLELASVEFQLAAVIGRELRLREHLDKFRDQYDFILIDTPPSLGLLTINALVAADCVIIPTEARFFSLQGLYMLQDTIGEAAALNPRIEILGVLLSKYDRRLREEKAVWQYLHERWGDRVFTTEIGINSKILEAASAGVPVNAYAGGKKATHAYQLLAREVLDRVEASRL from the coding sequence ATGGCGCTCATAATTGCCTGTGCCAACCAAAAAGGTGGTGTTGGCAAGACGACGACAACTGCTAATCTAGGTGCTACTCTCTCGTTGATGGGTAAGCGCATTTTGGCGGTAGACATGGATGCTCAGGCCAATTTGACCGCTCACTTTGGTCTGGAGCGGGAGTTACAGACCTCTGTAGCGAACGCGTTGCGCGATCGTAAGGTGGAATTGCCCATTTACCGCGTTGAAGACGACGCGGGCATGTCGATTGACATCGTGCCTGCATCGTTGGAACTCGCGAGTGTAGAGTTTCAACTGGCAGCGGTCATAGGTCGCGAATTGCGCCTGCGCGAGCACTTGGACAAATTTCGGGATCAATACGACTTCATCCTGATCGACACGCCTCCCTCACTTGGTTTGCTCACGATAAACGCGCTGGTAGCCGCAGACTGCGTGATTATACCTACCGAAGCGCGTTTCTTTTCCTTGCAAGGCCTGTATATGTTACAAGACACCATTGGAGAGGCGGCAGCGCTCAATCCGAGAATTGAAATACTGGGTGTGTTACTTAGCAAGTACGACCGCCGGCTGCGCGAAGAAAAGGCGGTTTGGCAGTACCTGCACGAACGTTGGGGCGACCGCGTGTTTACTACCGAGATTGGGATAAACAGCAAGATTTTGGAGGCCGCGTCGGCGGGAGTCCCGGTCAATGCATACGCAGGCGGTAAGAAAGCAACCCATGCATATCAGCTACTAGCCAGAGAGGTGTTAGACCGTGTCGAAGCGTCCCGGCTTTGA